A single window of Nicotiana sylvestris chromosome 3, ASM39365v2, whole genome shotgun sequence DNA harbors:
- the LOC104231747 gene encoding uncharacterized protein — MSKIEEIDLRVKSYLYDTGYRRWSRVHATVNRTWTMTSNIAESLNAVTKEARELSIFDLLEYMRTLLERWTKEKLLKTKGTFTFLGYKSNKELEKNSTLSQKLRVRASTDHIHTVIDGVKRYIVCLESKKCSCGQFQLDELPCPHALAALRHRNETYENYCSPYYTRESLLRTYEIPVNPLPDESKWNMPQHISDEVVNPPTGEKKQPGRPQKERYKTYDELKSKKYKVSCGKCGGEGP; from the exons atgtcGAAGATTGAAGAGATAGACCTGCGTGTTAAATCATACCTCTATGATACTGGCTATCGTAGATGGTCAAGAGTACATGCAACGGTGAATAGAACTTGGACTATGACATCAAACATTGCCGAGTCGTTGAATGCTGTAACAAAAGAGGCAAGAGAGCTGTCAATATTTGACCTATTAGAGTATATGAGGACACTTCTTGAACGTTGGACGAAAGAGAAGTTATTGAAGACAAAGGGTACTTTCACATTCCTTGGGTACAAATCCAACAAAGAATTGGAGAAAAATAGTACATTATCTCAGAAACTTAGG gtgagggcttcaacagaTCATATCCATACTGTGATAGATGGTGTGAAGCGGTACATTGTGTGTCTTGAAAGCAAGAAATGTAGTTGTGGCCAGTTCCAACTTGATGAACTTCCATGTCCGCATGCTTTGGCAGCTCTAAGGCACAGGAATGAAACTTATGAAAACTATTGCTCTCCGTATTACACAAGGGAGAGCCTGCTGCGTACATATGAAATACCAGTAAATCCCCTTCCTGATGAAAGCAAATGGAATATGCCACAACATATATCTGATGAAGTAGTAAATCCACCTACGGGAGAGAAAAAGCAGCCAGGAAGACCTCAAAAGGAAAGATACAAAACATATGACGAACTAAAGTCAAAGAAGTACAAGGTGTCATGTGGCAAATGTGGAGGTGAAGGGCcataa
- the LOC138888625 gene encoding uncharacterized protein, translating into MQAWRAKEKALQLLRGHPADSYNKLPKYFYILEKTYPGSVVKLKKTTDECFLYAFVALCTSISGCEYYRPVVVVDGTLLKTTYMGIMLTAITMDAAGTILPLAYAVVDSENDTSWKWFFEQFKQTYGERTSMCVVSDRN; encoded by the exons atgcaagcatggagGGCAAAGGAAAAGGCTTTACAGTTATTGAGAGGTCATCCGGCTGACTCCTACAATAAATTaccaaaatatttttatattcttgagaaGACATATCCTGGTTCAGTTGTTAAATTGAAGAAGACAACAGATGAATGCTTCTTATatgcatttgttgctctttgtacaTCAATAAGTGGTTGCGAATATTATAGACCAGTAGTAGTGGTTGATGGGACATTATTAAAGACAACCTACATGGGGATTATGCTGACAGCAATCACAATGGATGCAGCAG GTACAATATTGCCTTTGGCATATGCTGTGGTTGATTCGGAAAACGACACATCTTGGAAATGGTTTTTTGAGCAATTCAAGCAAACATATGGTGAAAGAACTTCAATGTGTGTTGTTTCAGATAGGAATTAG